The following proteins are co-located in the Castanea sativa cultivar Marrone di Chiusa Pesio chromosome 8, ASM4071231v1 genome:
- the LOC142606635 gene encoding histone H2B.9-like, which yields MAPKAEKKPAEKKPAEEKKAEKAPAEKKPRAEKKLPKDSSEKKKKRSKKSVETYKIYIFKVLKQVHPDIGISSKAMGIMNSFINDIFEKLAQEAARLARYNKKPTVTSREIQTAVRLVLPGELAKHAVSEGTKAVTKFTSS from the coding sequence ATGGCACCAAAGGCAGAGAAGAAGCCAGCGGAGAAGAAGCCAGCGGAGGAGAAGAAGGCCGAGAAAGCGCCAGCGGAGAAGAAGCCACGAGCCGAGAAGAAGCTGCCCAAAGACTCGtcggagaagaagaagaagcggTCGAAGAAGAGCGTAGAGACTTACAAGATCTACATCTTCAAAGTGCTGAAGCAAGTGCACCCAGATATCGGAATCTCGAGCAAAGCCATGGGAATCATGAACAGCTTCATCAACGACATTTTCGAGAAGCTTGCACAGGAAGCGGCTCGTCTCGCGCGATACAACAAGAAGCCCACTGTAACTTCTCGCGAGATTCAGACCGCTGTTCGTCTCGTTCTTCCTGGGGAGCTCGCGAAGCACGCTGTTTCTGAGGGCACTAAGGCTGTTACGAAGTTCACAAGCTCTTAG